acgtagcccatattgaaatctctaaaagggcttatatttagaaacgaagggagtacaagtATGAAGTAGCAATTCCAAAGCAATGTAAATATAGGTTTACTAGTACAGCTATGAGTGCAATTTGAAAGGTAACTTGTTAGCTATAAAAATGAAGCCACAGTCAATAAATTTGCAAAATGTATATGTACGAAATTGTATTATATGTGGTATCATATTATTTATTTTCATTGTATTTTGCACATTTAAATGTTGTAACCTATGCTACGATGTCGTATTTATCGGTTTTTATATATGTTTGTAAGCATAGTTGTGAAAACCTGATAAAAACATATTGGTGTATACACATTCCTTTATTTATCACCCTACGTGAAAATTTGTATTCTGGCATATACATTCTTCTATTTAGAGCCATGCCTTATGAAATTAATTAAGCCACCAAACATTAGTATCAGAAGAAGTTCTCGGAGCTGCAAATGATATCAATGATGTATATGCTTTCTTAGAGATTGTCACACCATTTAATGGTGAATATTATTATGGAAAATATACAAGACTTTATATAGGACTAGACATTAATTGTCTTGGGGGAACAAGATAGTACCTAATCAATGTTTTCTTTGCTTAGGGTTCTCAACATGGAATGAATTCGGCGGTGGCTACGTCTGGCACAAACATAGTCACCACTGGTGTTAACAACTATCCGAAGAAGAACATCCTCACTCGTCTTGATACGTTGGTGATGGCTACTTTGGAGGAATCTCGGCTTATCGGTAGAGGGAGTGAAAAAAATGAAATCATCAAATTAGTTTCAGATAAAGATGTGCACCAATTTCGTGTGGTCTCTTTGTGGGGCATGGGTGGTATTGGAAAAACCACACTAGTCAGAGATATCTACCAAAGTGAAGAGATAAGTGGCACATTTGAGGGGCGTGCTTGTGTCACTGTCATGCGTCCTTTCAATTGTGACGAACTCCTCAAGAATTTAACTACGCAGTTCCGACATAAGGATCCAATAACGGATATAACCGTATATTTAAGAGAAAAGAGATATTTGCTTGTTCTTGATGATGTATCGTCCACGTCAGAGTGGGATGCTATAATAAAATATTTGCCCAAAGCAAAAACAAGCTGCATCATAGTCACCACAAGGGAAGAGAATATTGCCAAGCACTGTTCTGATGATGAAAGAAGCATGTACAAGCTCAAAAATATGAATCATGAAGATGCACTTATCCTCTTCACAAAAAAGGTAATAATAAAACTAATTTGTTTCATTCATTATACTGTGACTAATGCTTCATTATTCTTATCGACTTGAATTAGTAGTGTATGCAgtcatttattttcttttgaaaacTACTTGGTGGCCCTATCAAATGTGAGGGCGTCACCTTCGGTGTGTTGAAAATGTTAATCATaagtttttatttttctccttttttatcttcgaCATTGCAAATAAATGACATTTATATATTAATGTATTCCAAAGGTGCAAGCTTATTGCATActattagtactccctccatttccttaTATAAGGCCACAAACttaaattacaggtaccaaggaaAAAATTTAATGTCTGCTTGGTAGGACAACTTTTGTTTTTGTTAACTGGGATCATTAATACATATGCATGCATTCAAGGAAGGAATGAGAAGGAAGTAGCACattgtcattatgactacatgcatgcaagtattacaCAAGTTGCTAGTAAGAGAAAACATCATTAAATTTTGCCTCATttactgttagtggccttgtatagatgcaaaatgtattttttatagtggccttgtataagggaatggagcgTATTGATTAACTATCTTCTAACAAATTGtactactacctcctttccggtttataaggcttgcACGTATATCTAGGTTGAAAAATAAACCAACGTAATACAAGTTATCTGTCACAAAAAAGATATCATTAGAAACTTCAGATCTTCTACTTTCTAATGGTGTAATTTTTAGATTATACAACTCATTTTATGTTGGTCAAATTATAGACCTAGGGACACGCgcaagccttataaaccggaaaggaggtagtataaATTAAATATAaactatatactccctctgtcccgaaATAAGTGTTttaagcttagtacaactttgtattaaagttagtacaaaattgagacaCTTTTTTTGCGATGGAGGGAGTATAAGGTATTGAAATTGCTATTATTTTCATTTACTTATATATTATATACAACTAACTAAATATTAATTTCAAATTTGGTATTTTAGTCCAACCGAGTCTGATCATTACATAAGAAAATGTGTCTTATATATAATTGAGACAATAAATACTGCTAGTTATTATTGCTGTTCATTATACCATCTCGAATGCTAGTTATTATTATCGTCCTAGAAGTAGCTATGTTATTAGTCAGTTATTTCCATTTGAAAATAATGTCTATGTCACCTCTCAACAATTTTCTGAGAGCACATTCTACCACTTAACTAACACTGAAAAGATCTAGCCCTCTACCATAACCCCTCCCTTTAAACCATGCTATGAAAGATGTTTTGGAAGCGTCAAAGTAGTTCTAGTTGGCAGGCATCCACGTTTCTACCACATCACGTCAACATTTCTTACCATGCTAAACGAATGTCAGATTTTCCAAACCGAAGTGTTCAAAAGAATAATAAATAAAGCGTTCCCCTTTTTTCTTAAAAATTGTAAGAAAAACACTTTAATATAAATGATACAAATAGTAGTCTTTTTTGTTTGTGAATTTTTAGAAATTTAAATCCTTTTCCAATAGAGTCAAGTTGAAGCATCCTTGCTTTCCCAACAAAAACTTAAAAAAATATTTTATTTACTGAAAACAATTACAGGTGATGTTGAGGACATGGAATGGTGTCATGCCACTTAAATCGCTCTCATTTACAAAACTGCTTTGGAATTTTATGATGCATATATACCCTCAGGTTTTGAGAGTCGTGGGGTCTAGTGTACTCTCGAGCTATAGTTGGGAGGTGGAAATTACACTTTTTTAAAATATTTCATTGAGCATCTAGTTATTTTAACATCCGCAAACAATTATTTTCAATATGTACATCAAAGAAATAGAAACAGTTATTTGAACCTAGCCCTGGTAAAATGTTATGAGCATTTACTTTTAACCTTATGCAAATGTCGTTTCTTAGTGATATTATGTAATTTCTTTAATAGATTTAAATGTAAAGGGTACACTGAGCATAAGTCAATGTTACAATTAGGTTGGTATTTTTTTTACATGTTAACTTATAATTATGCATCACTCAATAGTTGATGTAGTCATTTTGTCTCTAAGGTTTATTTTTCAAAGTTCCAATAGTATCCTGACACTTTGTAGCTATGAAGAGTGAAcaaactaaataaaaaaattatTCTCTTCATCACCTTGTGGTTTGTCTGACTTGAACCCAAATCTACAAAATCGTTTGCGTAGAACTATATATGAACTATCAAAAACGAATTATTTAATACACTATGCTGATTGAGGTGGGTTTGCTTTGCTTACATGACacaacttaatgatgattttgccaCGTAATGAAGGTCTCCAAGTAATGACGATAGTGAAGATTAGAGGGTGCTAGCAAAGATTAGAGATCGACAGCGTGGAAAACTAGCTTAGTGTGTCAATTAATTTAATTTTTTATATCAGCGTTCGTGCCAACCAAACCACCATACTTTAGGTTTGACACATGTTTTTGTTTGTAAATAAAAAGATCAATGCGGGTAGTGTAGAAACGTTTTGACTAAAACATCCATTGTCCAACCATTGCTTGAGGTTAACAACGATCGTCTTGGTAATAGAGAAAAAAACACACACCTATACATGTTCCAGAGTGGAAGGTAGGAAATGTGCAAAGTGAGTGCATACTTGGTTTTCCTTTTGAGAGTACTAAACAACTTTATCATATATATTTTCAGGTGTTTAAGGAGACCTTAGATTTGGAGAAGCAATATCCTGAGCTGGTTGAACAAGCAGAGATGATCCTGAGGAAGTGCAATGGGCTCCCCCTTGCAATAGTCACTATAGGTGGTTTCTTGGCAAACCAACCAAAAAGCGCATTGGAATGGAGGAAACTGAATGAGAATATTAGTGCTGAGTTGGAGTTGAATCCAGAGCTTGAGACCATAAGAAGCATCCTTATGAGAAGCTATGATGGTTTACCCTATCACCTCAAGTCCTGTTTCCTGTATATGCCCATCTTTCCTGAAGACCAAAGTGTTGGGCGGGGACGCTTGGTGCGTAGGTGGGCCGCGGAGGGTTATTCTAGAGAGGTTCGAGGCAAGTCTATGGAGGAAATAGCAGATGGTTACTTCATGGAACTTCTTAGCAGGAGTATGCTCCTACCATCTCAAGAATCAATCCATAGTACAAAAGGTATTGAGTCCTGCCAAGTTCATGATCTCATGCGTGACATCGGCATCTCAAAGTCGATGGAAGAAAATCTTGTTTTTACAGTGGAGAAAGGTTGTAGCTCAAATAGCCAAGCCACGATGCGCCACCTTGCTATAAGCAATAACTGGGAGGGGGATCAGTATGAGTTCGAGAGCATGGTTGATCTGTCTCGTGTTCGATCAATAACATGTTTTGGAGAGTGGAAGCCATTTTTCATTTCTGAGACGGTTACGCTGCTGCGGGTGCTGGATCTAGAAAACACAACAGGTCTTACTGATGATCACCTGAAGCACATTTGGAAGCTTCTTCATCTAAGATATCTTTCTCTAAGAGGATGCCATCACATTTGTCACCTTCCAGATTCATTGGGTAACTTGAGAGAACTCCAAACGCTAGATGTCAGAGGTACGAGAATAAACAAGCTGCCAAAGAGTATCATAAATCTTCAGAAGCTGAACAATCTTTGTGCTGGTATGAAAATGATGGATGAGGACATCTCATATGAAGAATCTAAAGGGGAAGGGGCAATGAGCTACAGATTATGCATTGTGCCTGCTGCTGGGATGCGCCCGGACAAGTATGGTGTTCTAGTGCCAAAAGGGATGAGTAAACTCAAAGGACTGCGCACATTGGGTATTGTGAACATCGCACGAGAGGGGAAGGACATTCTGCATGACATGAAAAGACTCACTTGGTTGCACAAGTTGGGAGTGACCGGCGTAAATAAGGAAAATGGACAAGAGCTCTATTCAGCAATTGTTGGTATGAGACGCCTCGAGTCATTGTCAATTCGGTCCGAAGGGGAGCCAGGTTTATCTGGCTGCTTGGATGGAGACTACTCATCAGCGGCGAGCCTGCTGAGGCTCAAGCTGTACGGAAACCTGGTCAAACTGCCGAAATGGATCCAGGAGCTGAACAATGTGGTGAAGCTGAAGCTGCGGAGCTCTCGGATATCAACGCACGACGACGCGATGCAAGTCCTTGGGAATCTACCAAACCTGGCATCCCTGCATCTGTTGGAGAAGTCATTCCAGCTGGGTAATTTTTGTCTCAGTTTCCATTCAGGGACGTTCCCGAGCCTGGTGGTGCTAGAAGTTGGGCTCCGGATCGACTTCATGGGTGACGTGCGATCATTGAAGTTTAAGCAAGGAACGGCCCCTAAGCTTGAGCTGCTCAAGTTTTGTACTTCGATCAACGACAGCGAGTCGATTCTGGGGCTACCTTCTCTCGCAAGCCTCAAGGATGTTGTGCTGGAAAATTTCTGCGATGGCTTCGAACTGGCGTACATGAGGACCGAGCTTGCCAGGAATCCAAACCGACCCGTCCTCAAGATGCTCTGATCGACCAAGCTCCACCCACCAATCCAAGGCAACTGGGCAAAGCTAGGAGTACACACATATATTGTCGCATTTCCACTTGAGTGCAATATCAATAGATCATTGTACTACTATTTTCATTTGTGTTGTTCACTTGTTTCGATCAGATTCACACATTTCGTATAATTATTATTACTATTTTGGTCCTCATAATTATTTGGACACACCTTTTCGGGTTCACACATTTCGTATAATTATTTGGACACCACTATTTCGATGTCAACACCTTTTCTGGTCCCATGCATAGCGAGCAACTCAAAGCAGCGACCGTTTCCTATGCATGGAAAGAGTACCAAAGCATGTGGTTGCAAGAGCTTCTTATCGGTTTTAGCACTGATGCCGTGGTAAaggaacctagctactatgaaacTGACAATTTTATTCTACTGTATATATTATACTCATCGTGCTTGCCATGCATGTGAAATTGTGGATCTCAaaaccacgctactacttgttTGTTTTGAATCCGAGCGTGTACAGGACAGGTGTACGTTTGACTATGCTTGATGAAAACTCTATGCTATGCACACTTTTTTACCTCTAGGGAAACGCTACACAACCTTTTTACGGGAATCTCTACCGACAGCTCGTCGTCCTTTCCCATCGGAAATTGTGGATCTCAGATCTTGatactttggccctgtttggatactctaagtttGGTTAGAgctagattctaaccctgaaccaactctgaactaactctaacaaaagaggtgtttggatggcatggttagattgacaataaatactCTTTCTCAATTATTTGTCTACTTgcggaccctatttcctgccggatttagCAGAGCGAGCCCTTGCCGAGGCAGATGGGGCCGCGCCCGGCAAGGAGCCGTGTTGGCCTCTCGTGCAGCCCGCCGACCGAATCCGCCGTCCCTGCGCAAGGAgtcgcgctggccgaggccgacggGGACGGGCCGCGCAAGGAGACGCGACTGCTTACCGGCGGACGGACGGGACGCGGGGAGACGAGGGGTTATGCTGCGGGGAGAGTGtgagaaaaaatgtgtttttttagtggtcccaaggagaactaacccaaataagcacctcttgggtgggttagattttttgagtgagttagatgcatctaacccaaactaacccttccgtttggatatttttgggctagttgagtccaaactaacccaaactaactctaactcatggaaccaaacagggccttttCTTAAATGCTTGAGACAGCCAGCCGCTGGCTATAAGATGTTGCCACATCATCTATAGCCAAACTTATAGCCAACGTGTATAATAGTCAGATGCAAATAAGTACTACTTCATTGATACATGGCTCATCTCCCTTTCTCACATAGTGTCTAGGAGCACGTGCGTAGccctcttctcttctctctcttcttctttcTCCGCCAACTCAGCAACAATATATATACTATTTTAAGTCTTACAACCCGCCCACGTCACCTTACTATACTTGCTCTGAGGTAAATACACTAGAAGTCTTAGAACTTGCGTGCGACGGTCAGTTTGATGCGcaaacttgtaaaatacgtgtttCTGATCACATAACTTGTCTTCACATGCAAATACAGTCACTCCTCCCGTATCCACACGCATTGGGTGCTTGTGTGGCATGCCAAGTGGCTGATAGTTGGGATGCGCGGATTGACCCAGGACTTCATAGTGTTTTTTGCGGAAAGCTCCTTGTAATTTAACTAATTACGAAGAAAATCCTCTCAAATGTGGACGCTGACCGTTGGgtccctgtgacgcccccgattcaatcatacactaatcatacacgcaaacgtgtacgatgaagatcaaggactcacgagaagatatcacaacacaactctaaaaataaaataagtcatacaagcatcataatacaagccaggggcctcgagggctcgaatacaagtgctcgatcatagacgagtcagcggaagcaacaatatctgagtacagacataagttaaacaagtttgccttaagaaggctagcacaaacggggatacaaatcgaaagaggcgcatgcctcctgcctgggatcctcctaaactactcctggtcgttgtcagcggcctgcatgtagtagtaggcacctccggtgtagtaggagtcgtcgtcaacggtggcgtctggctcctgggctccagcatctggttgcgacaaccaggtagaagggaaaggggaaaaaagggagaaaagcaaccgtgagtactcatccaaagtactcgcaagcaaggagctacactacatatgcatgggtatatgtgtaaaggggcaatatcgatggactaaactgcagaatgccagaataagagggggatagctaaacctatcgaagactacgcttctggcagcctccatcttgcagcatgtagaagagagcagatgGTAAGTTCagcaagtatcatcgcatagcataaacctacccggcgatcccctccttgttgccctgttagagagcgatcaccgggttatatctggcacttggaagggtgtgttttattaagtatccggttctagttatcataaggtcaaggtacaactccgggtcgtccttttaccgagggacacggctattcgaatagataaactttcctgcaggggtgcaccacataacccaacacgctcgatcccatttggccggacacactttcctgggtcatgcccggcctcggaagatcaacacgtcgcagccccacctaggcacaacagagaggtcagcacgccggtctaaatcctatggcgcaggggtctgggcccatcgcccattgcacacctgcacgttgcgtgggcggccggaagcagaactagcccccttaatacaagagcaggcttacgttccaatccgacgcgccgctcagtcgctgacgtcacgaaggcttcggctgataccacgacgtcgagtgcccatatctttcccacgtagttggttagtgcgtatagaccaaatggccagactcagatcaaataccaagaactcgttaagcgtgttatttttaagtatccgcggacgccgaccagggccaggcccacctctctcctaggtggtctccacctgccctatcgctccgccacaaagtaacagtcgggggccgtcaggaacccaggcccacctctaccgggatggagccacctgtcctttcagccccctcatcagaatcacttgcgggtactcaacgagctgacccgactttagtcaccacatgtgtcatgtatataaagtatatagaatatacccgtgatcacctccctagtgatcacggcccgatagtatagcatggcagacggacaagaatgtagggccactgatggaaaactagcatcctatactaagcatttagggttgcaggtaagggtaacaactgtagcaacaatgataggctatgcagcagaataggattaaccgaaagcagtaacatgctacgctactctaatgcaagcagtatagagaaggagtaggtgatatctggtgatcaaggggggggcttgcctggaagctcagccgagaaggaggggtcatcaacaccgtagtcgtactgggtagcagcggcgtcggtctcggtgtctaacgaaagaagagggggaagaaacaataaatataaaggcaaacatatgcatgacgatgcatgacatgacaatgaacggtgctaggtgtgccctaatgcggtagtaggtgataccgacgaaggggggaaacatccgggaaagtattcccggtgtttcgcattttcgaacagatgaaccagagggggaaagttgcgtgtttgctatgctagggatgtgtggcggacgaacgggctgcgtaaccggattcgtctcgtcgttctgagcaactttcatgtacaaagttttttcatccgagatacggattatttaatattaatttttaaagatttaattcatttccagtaattaacagaattaaattaattataaaatataattatgatgtcagcatgatgtcagcatgatgtcatcagtcaaccgtgtgttgactgggtcaacagaggtgtgggtcccattcgtcataGTCTCAGGTTAACTAAACAAAAGTTAGTTTTTATTAGTAGATTAATTAGGTTTGAGCTAATTaacctaaattaattaagttatttaattaatcatatttatatgtttcatctttttcttttcgTTTATGGGGCGGGCCCCACTGGTCATTGACCCGGAGGGGGCCTTAGCGGGCGTGTGTGTGGGCGCCGGACCCGGGCGTGGGGCGGTGTGCGGCGCGACGGCGCGCAGGGTAGAGGCAGCGGGGCGAGGCCAACACGGGCCGGCCGGAGCAGCCAGCGGCGGGGGGCGCGCGTGGGTTCGCAGCAGGGCTGCAGCAGGGGGCGCACGAGGCGCTCACCGCGGGCGCACTGGtgtgaggcgcgggcggcggcgagcgcaCGCGCGGCAGGGAGGGGGCGCGCTAGCGTGGCGCACGGCTAGGACGAAGCGGGGCAGCGGTGAGCGCGGACGGGCGCCGGCGAGATGCGAACGTATGTCGGGGGCAGAAGGGGAGGGGGAGAGCAGCTCACAGAGTTGAAGGGGAGGGGTCGGCGTGGCTCGGTGGAGCCGTCGAGGGGGAGACGAGGACGGGGCGACGGACGAGGCAGAGGAGCTCCAGGCGGCCGCGACGAGCAGCGATGGCGGGTGGTCCGGCGATGGGGAGGCCCTCGGGCAGCGGCGAGGGGCGATGTAGTCCAGCGGGGAGGCGGATGAAGAGGCGGGCGACGGGGAGCACcagcgacgacggggcggcgaggtGCGGTAGGGACAGCGACGTGcgcctcccgatccagatcggggaggAGACGAGGGGGAAGGGGGTCGTGGGAATGTGGGGGTTAGGGTTAGCGGAGTGGGAGCGGGGCCATATAGGCCatggctgggccagctgggccga
This DNA window, taken from Triticum aestivum cultivar Chinese Spring chromosome 1D, IWGSC CS RefSeq v2.1, whole genome shotgun sequence, encodes the following:
- the LOC123179744 gene encoding disease resistance protein Pik-2, with amino-acid sequence MEATALSVGKSVLSGALSYAKSALAEEVALQLGVRRDQVFITNELEIMQAFLMAAHDERDDNMVVKVWVKQVRDVAYDVEDTLQEFAVRLEKKSWWHFGRTLQDRHHVAKQMKELRANVEEVSHRNMRYQLIKGSSSKPANISRQSVTGTTMSGIEEARRQEDRAKFDLIQIVSKKEEADLRVIAVWGKSMAELGELSILKRVYEDPKIRKMFECRAWITPSLHPINLSEFLKTVVGQFYINFLQEAKEEEKATLGAEVPKIMGMTKKDDLAQEFKKFLKERSYLVVLNGIIAIEDWDLIKTCFPDNKKGSRIIVSTEQVGVASLCVGAENGAPEHKQLFADQTLHVFCRKGSQHGMNSAVATSGTNIVTTGVNNYPKKNILTRLDTLVMATLEESRLIGRGSEKNEIIKLVSDKDVHQFRVVSLWGMGGIGKTTLVRDIYQSEEISGTFEGRACVTVMRPFNCDELLKNLTTQFRHKDPITDITVYLREKRYLLVLDDVSSTSEWDAIIKYLPKAKTSCIIVTTREENIAKHCSDDERSMYKLKNMNHEDALILFTKKVFKETLDLEKQYPELVEQAEMILRKCNGLPLAIVTIGGFLANQPKSALEWRKLNENISAELELNPELETIRSILMRSYDGLPYHLKSCFLYMPIFPEDQSVGRGRLVRRWAAEGYSREVRGKSMEEIADGYFMELLSRSMLLPSQESIHSTKGIESCQVHDLMRDIGISKSMEENLVFTVEKGCSSNSQATMRHLAISNNWEGDQYEFESMVDLSRVRSITCFGEWKPFFISETVTLLRVLDLENTTGLTDDHLKHIWKLLHLRYLSLRGCHHICHLPDSLGNLRELQTLDVRGTRINKLPKSIINLQKLNNLCAGMKMMDEDISYEESKGEGAMSYRLCIVPAAGMRPDKYGVLVPKGMSKLKGLRTLGIVNIAREGKDILHDMKRLTWLHKLGVTGVNKENGQELYSAIVGMRRLESLSIRSEGEPGLSGCLDGDYSSAASLLRLKLYGNLVKLPKWIQELNNVVKLKLRSSRISTHDDAMQVLGNLPNLASLHLLEKSFQLGNFCLSFHSGTFPSLVVLEVGLRIDFMGDVRSLKFKQGTAPKLELLKFCTSINDSESILGLPSLASLKDVVLENFCDGFELAYMRTELARNPNRPVLKML